The Entelurus aequoreus isolate RoL-2023_Sb linkage group LG08, RoL_Eaeq_v1.1, whole genome shotgun sequence genome segment aaaataatacaaaataaaacaatgttttaaacatttaaataatcttAAGTGGTGGCTaagtaaaaatatgaaaaaaataaaggaCAGTACCACTTAATAATTtgtatcaaataattattaattaaataattaatatatattgtttatattttaaataaacattcattcactttcttctttccttcatggatctaaactttaccgctgccggcgtGGTCGGGgtcggggggcgtggtcgggggcgtggttatttacagctagaattcaccaactcgagtatttcatatatatttcatatatatatatatatatatatatatatatatatatatatatatatatatatatatatatatatatatatatatatatatatatatatatatatatatatatatatatatatatatatgtatgaaatacttcactttcagtgaattctagcaatatatatatattatatatatatatatatttattttatttacataaaagaaatacttgaatttcagtgttccggtggctaaccATTAGatagcagtattgtcctgtttaacttctccgttcatgatgagtatatcatttcggccaccgtgttcaatggagaagtctgttctacatatttacaggcaacatgcaccttccccttcgaactgtcctggatgaactgaaattcttgtttccattcgtttgaattcgttaggcaagctgtttatattgcgtgagaacaggctgtccccactcagtctcaggtccgcattgagctggagggggcgtggcctccagctccggctgaataccgggagtttgtcgggagaaaatctctgccgggaggttgtcgggagaggcgcatgtaatcacaacaactcgcaacagaggaggggggagttgggaccctggaggccggctgccgctataaagcgctaatcagcccccacaaccccggaggaattaaacAGTGgggaaggcgttgatttggggaggggcgtgtgcgtgcatgtatgcccaattaacttgggtgagatgttgagatgtctttgtggactggggccgatctcaaaagttcgacaccaggtgctttttgaaaaaaaggaaggtcagaagcgtccatctttgaggagtcctcgggggagttcttcagaacagcctgttcctgatagcatcaaggccattcgagggcgtcaaatcgtagattaaggtgttgtttttcttcgagcagtcaaaacaatgacattcctgctctgtgtgTCCGTGCTGGCTCTCTCAATTCCAATCTAATTATTCTTTCTCGGCAAACTTCTCCAAGATGATATCCATTTTGTGATTCAACTcagaaatcgctccagtctgtgtttcaacagcccgacccaatccttccattccGTTGAACAGcctttggccccttgagtggctgccatcgtcttccgaatttgacgatacagcagagcaatgcccagcccaatcagcaggcgccctgcgatcacggttccaaataggtagatgtcttccacgtcctcgatggaaaggactgagaggcacatgagtctccaattattccaggaatctctcacgtaccccgcagcaagggttccatcagggcagccaggctcccccgaacctcttttccttgtcgaaaagactgtcaattgcgtcgagagtccagctgatcatattcattttgatgttttagatttgaggacagcgcaagaaaagaggcttcaaaaagttcagacaaagacaagTTATGTAACTGGAGATTCAAAAGGAAATCAACAGTGGTGGCTaagtaaaaatatgaaaaaaatacagGACAACACCGCTTAATAATTTGTATCAAATAATTATGAATTAAATAAtgaatatatattgtttatattttaagaatAATtgagtaatcagataaaacacactttgttTTTAGAAAAACAAGATTcagatttttctgcttgccataactttCATTCTCTTATTTGGAATAAATGCACATCAGCaacattaaaattgcattttgaacatgtgtgcattaataaaaaagCGCCTTGTCTCTGCCACGTTTCTATTTGTGATAGATTATGGTGATCTTTTTTATATGAATGCGACTCGTTCCTGTCTTTAGATGGTGGACTCTGTGTTTACCATGCTTCTTTGAGGTTCATCACAAACTGTAGAGTCACGACACACCACTGTGACTTGTACTCTCGGGTAGGATGGCCTTCTCTGTCCACTTGGAGACAGTGTCATTGGTACACTTTTATTTACAAAGCTCTGGGACTATTGCCGGATTACATTTGTACATTGATTACACAGAGAAGTACGGACTCTTATGCTCCGAGATCCAACAATCCCCTTTGTCCCTTTTGCTCGCACTGAGCTCgggaaaaaaagtttttgtcTATGCAGCTCATTGTGCTTGAAATATGTTACAAAGAGACTGGAAGTTGACTGAATTTTTAaccttaaatgcttttaaatctaaactgagAGCATTTGAAGCAGCCTCagtcaggcacgtgcacacatagggccctatgggtgcttgagcccctgcccttttttgcctcgtcttaaaaagtgccctctgcctgtgtgtgtgttttttttcttcttttttttcttcttttcttcaaacaacattaataaattcctgtcagggaggtaaaaaaaaaaaaaaaaacagcggtacaaaaactccacgttttcttgttgtttgagcctgccgcttccgccagagagagagagagagagagggcgagtgagtgagtaagtgagaggagagagagccaactgcgcccctgaggagacgtgacagtggagcaacttgaacctgtgagttatggtctagtcgccgtccacttattcagcatctaatatgggtaatatttcagaaaaacgctgtattattctattattcaatgtgtcagcttctggagcacggcacatcaattccgcgcagagcggatcgtgcgggacaggaagtagtgtacaaaatacaaaataaaacaccgggttaattttaaaaataaaatgcactgtgtttacggcggatcacatgagAAAGTGAGAAAGatcataagttacaacttgatggtgttttcatcaagttaagggaagaaggacagattttcacactgaagttttttccatttgggtgtttattttttctattttttttcaaagtccatgttgcactgttcaatgttcaatattaaagtgcttatctttaacaataaatagcctaataataaaccagtgttttgttgcttttcatgtctttcaagcctatgataatgtgaattaactcattatgacaataatttgttgacacaaaagaaatggcaatcacttttacctacaaaggacacacaactaagtagttagcttcctattagcaaatttaattttacattaatttccatattatgtatgtgggctctgtaccgaggatgtcgttgtggcttgtgcagccctttgagacacttgtgatttagggctatataaataaacattgattgattgatattgtgtaaaggaccaaaaaaaaatgtcatgcccttttctgactttgagcccctgcccctctataatcatgtgcacgtccctggccTCAGTTATCTGAaactgttttacttgatgtccaccctgtcatttttatgtataatgtgaatgtaattgtatgtgtaactttgctgcctcttggccaggactcgcttgaaaaagaggtttttaatctcaatgggattttttcctgcataaataaaaataaataaataaagggggaaaaaaatggccagtttgatacattttgtgcacTTATGCTAAAAGCGATCTCATGTCAATATATGCTTAGCCAGTggttatccattttttaaatttttttttaccaagtaccacctcagaaaaaacttggctctccaagtatcgccaaataagaacaacattaaaatacagtagcgtagtgggcctaggtatcatttaaaaaataatcaaatcaatcaaatacTTTATTAGTCCCCGAGGAGAAATtcagacgatttaaaaaaaaatttgatagtgtttactcacatgtctcctctgtactcagccatgcaatcatttgcccatatagttgcatatgttgtgtgtgtgtgtgtttgtgtttggtatctgtgtccgtgcgtacgtatgtgataatgagggatatgggtcaccggggtattgttttaactttgtaaagcactttgcgttgcatttcttgtatgtatgaaaagcgctttattaataaagtttgattgattgattgattgattgattgataacaaaTAGATTTAATGTTATGGccactataacattacacacagtttgaagagTAACACTGAGTTTTAATGTTTAATTAAATCCATTAGTgtaccagatggagcccgcgtacctctagtgcaggggtccccaaactacggcccgcgggccggatccggccccctagcatccaaaatccggcccacgggaagtccaaagttaaaaaaaaaaagcgttttaattttttaattttttaatttttcatttatttttttatttgatcttttctttctaatccattttataccgcttgttactctcggtgtctcctagccgctcaggcaaatcattgtgtctaaaaatgaattttcccatcgataacgtgacaatgttaaatgttgatggacatcaatgttaattggtgttaaatgacaaaacggattaactcgctggaatataaagacaatgtatatatgtatatatatatatatatatatatatatatatatatatatatatatatatatacagcccggcccccggccaaatttttttaacccaatgcgacacccaagtcaaaaagtttggggacccctgctctagtggtaCATGAGCTATAGTTATGCTAAGTTATCTggacaaaacatccacatgttaGCTTTGTGTTACAAGTGACAACattaacatatttaataatgaatTTATAATCTTGCAATCAGTCGAAGGCCAATGAAAAACGAGCACAGCGGGGGCCACACTTTTGAGGGCCATACAGCACAACACTCATActgtagtggttagagtgtccgccctgagatcggtaggttggagttcaaatcccagccgagtcataccaaagactataaaaatgggacccattacctccctgcttggcactcagcaacaaagggttggagttgggggttaaatcaccaaaatgattcccgggcgcggcgccgctgctgcccactgctccccaaggggatgggacaaatgcagaggacaaatttcaccacatctagtgtgtgtgtgacaatcattggtactttaatcttaatcttaatctaatCAACACTACATGTGATCAGATTACCAATGTAAAACAAATCTCTGCGGCAAGCTGAGGCTTTAAGAGAAGTTTAATTATTTTCTTCCTGCAGTGTCCAACACGTCTGAGACGCTGCAAGAGGTTGAGGTTCCCATCATTGAAAACAAACAATGCAGCGACAGCTATTTCCCAGATGGAGAAGACACATTCTTCAACGACATCATCTGTGCAGGACAGTGGAACAAGGGAACATGCTTTGTAAATGGCCAAGCTTGTCAAACTTTGATCAATCATATGCATTGCGAGTTTCTTTATGCCTACAGGGATTTAAATAACGGTATTTGGTTTTTCAGGGTGATTCTGGTGGACCTTTGCAATGCAACCAAGGCTCAGTGTGGATCCAGGCGGGCATCACCAGTTTCGGCATACCTTGTGCCACGGGACAAGCCCCTGATGTGTACACCCGTGTGTCGTATTTTCAGGATTGGATCACAGAGCAAGTGTCAGGGGCAAATGTTGGCTTTGTGACCCATAACACTCCTGTCCCTGAACCAGATCCTTGTGGTGTCTTTTCAGTGTGCGGAGCACAGGCTATAAACCCGTCGACCATTGCAAGTTTGTCTTGTCTTAGCATATTGTTTCTCCTGCAGGGGATTCAAGCCGTGTAACAAGACAGTATCACTAGCTTTCGATAATGAACATGGATGGTATGACATAAAAATCTTCGGTAATGGTTCTGGTAAAGTCCCCTCCAACTCAACTCAGGGTGCCATtccttgaaaaaaaaacaagggaCACATTGTTGGTACACTTGCATTTAATTGAGGCATGTTTTGGAATAATGCTCATACAAGGGCAAAAAAATgtacaatcattttttttttctgtgtagAAATAACCAAATTAACAGTCTTTGGGCCTACGGGACAAAGAGAATCTCTTTTCAGCtcagttatttattattttgaaatacatttttcaaaagacAATTGGCCACTCTAAATGCAAAATATTAGAGAGGGAGCTCTCAAGTTCGCAGCCAAATAATGTATATGACAATATTTAAGAGAAAATAACTCAAGTACAGTTAGGGTTGTCAACTGATCCTTGAAAATCAGAATTGTCCAGTATTTAGACGCAAAACATCCCTTATTAAACTAAAAAGGGACACACTTTGTCCCTTCTACCGTAATAATTCAAAATAGTCAGCTAACAAGCTCGCTAATTAGAGTTATCTGTCTAACTTCTGGTATTTGCACTCTACATGTGACTTAATATGGGAGTGACATTTTGTCTCAAAAAACAAAAGGAGCAATAACAAATATTTGCTAaagtattattataaaaaaaaaaatttaaaatcaacaaaaaagtTAACAAGAAGAAAAGGACAACCAAGTCTAACCCTGCCAACAAGGTGTCCTTTAAGGGAGGCTGACCTCAGGGCCTAACTTTTTACTATGGGgggcccagggcccactcaaataataacactgaattagtaatcttactcttgattttaatcgtatttaataatttaataatctAACCTAACAATTTAACAGGatgaaccttgtcaaatgatttgAAACCATTTGTTAATCACAAAAAGTATAAAGTATAaactaatcaaacataaaaaaaagggactcatacatttacatacaattaaacAGTGCTAAAGAAAATAATTATTCATCACCACTTACGCTTTCACCACTTTAGTTTTTGCGCCTCAGAAAATTATTTTTGACTTTGGCTCCACACATCTTCTGGTTGTTTGAGTGGTGGAAAAGCGGTAGTAGAAAAgtgaatagattttttttagaaaagcatAAATCCTAATGGTGTAAATTGTAAAATATCCAACTTGGTAGAGGATGTGGTAAAATGTTGTGGTGTGATTTTTGTACATTCAGACAAATAATAAAAAAGCAAATAAAAACTCTTAATGTGTGCTTTTGTCTTAAGGAGAGCCAAAtgggacaacattaaatacataaatccTTAAACAATCACTTAAAGGTTTCACTAGttaattaaatcattaaatacATAATTgaatcatgaaataatgaaatcaataattatCTGAATTGGCTAATAATTAATTCAATCATTAAATAGTGAAATCAATAATTACACATATTACATGTAATTTTATATCAAATACATTTATGATACACAATTATTTAATTCAAATTCCTATTAATGACACATTGAAGTCATTTTTGATAGATCTATTGATTTATTTTACCATTTGGCCCGCCATATTATTTAACCGGTGCTTGGTGATAAGAATACAGCTTGTAGTTTCTGAGATAAGCCCCATTTTTAGCCGTGTTTTGTGCATCAAGCTGcattaattaatacaaataacctATTTGGCCAAAGTTACAGTGCAGGCCTCTCTTGCCTCTTACTGAAGTGTAATCCTGAACGCTCAATAATTAAACAATCTTGATAAATCAACACAGACTGGTGAAGCCTTTATTTCATTGAACCTTTATTAAGGACATTACTGCAGTGGATGGAATCAGTCCAATGAAGCATAGTACAACTTGTGTAAAAACAACATGGGAATATTCACCTGTGTAAAGGTAAAATATCAAGGGAATGGTGGCAAATATTATTGTTGCAGCAAAGACAACAACAACTaagaggtggggtttttttttccacTCTTTTTCACTCTCAACCCAGATGCTTTACGATAGCTGAGAGGTCATACAGGACTTTTCACGGTGTAGTAATAATGTATGGAAGTGAGTGTTAATATGCGTGATTAGCCACAAACAGAGAGTCTCCGCCGGCAGAACTGGATCCGGAGCTAACATATTTTCCCTGGCATGCCAGGTTGTTGGCCTGAAAGAAGAAAACAAGTTGATTAATACACAAGGCAACATTTCTGACAGTGCATTCCTTCGAACACGCACCAGAGCTCTCTTGATGAACTCCTCCTGGCATGCCTTTCCATTCTCCTTTTTGCCTCCCCAAGCCTTGAGGGCAGACGCCTGCAGGGCACGGCCGTATGAGAAGGTCAGAGCCCAGGGTCTGTGCAGGGGGCACTGGTTCATGGCGTTCAGGTTGATGGACGCCTCCTCTTCACTCTGGCCGCCAGACAAGAAGGTGATGCCTGAGCAAGGAGAGACACTCGAGTAAATACACATTAGTCGTAACAGGTGATTTGGCACATCTGGGGTTAGGCGCACCGGGGACTGCAGGTGGCACGGTGCGGCGCAGGGCGGTAACGGTCGCCATGGCGATCTCCTGGTTGCTGAACTTGGAGGAACAGGAGTGGCCGGCGGTGACCATGTTGGGCTTGAGCAGAGTGCCCTCCAGGTAGACGTGGTGGTCGGACAGAGCCTTGTAAACGGCAGCCAGGACCTTCTCAGTGACGTACTGGCACCTCTTCAGGTCATGGTCGCCGTCAGGTAGGATCTCTGGCTCCACGATGGGGACGATGCCATGCTGAGGAACACATTTTTTAATGTACCAGTGGCGGTTTTAGGTATGGGTCACACTAGCATTTGCACAGGGCAGTCATTTCTAGGGGGCACCGCaatgatgaggggaaaaaaaaatccatatttatTTGGGCTACTGTACCGCTACTGCACGGAATCATCAAAAATGCTTTGGTTCTTAAAAACAAGGCTTGGTTCTTCAACAGCTTTAATCTAAAACACAGATTATCATACTGCGGCACCACTACCAGCATAAATTATGTATGAAATTATCATACAAATAGAATTTTGACAATCTAtgccaagggtgtccaaagtgtggcccgctgCTGATTTTTTTATTGGCCGGCAACAAattctaaagac includes the following:
- the aldoab gene encoding aldolase a, fructose-bisphosphate, b, which encodes MPHAYPFLTPEQKKELSDIALKIVHPGKGILAADESTGSVAKRFQSINAENTEENRRLYRQLLFSADDRIVPCIGGVILFHETMYQKSDGGKVFTQYLKERGMVVGIKVDKGVVPLAGTNGETTTQGLDGLYERCAQYKKDGADFAKWRCVLKITATTPSRLAIIENANVLARYASICQMHGIVPIVEPEILPDGDHDLKRCQYVTEKVLAAVYKALSDHHVYLEGTLLKPNMVTAGHSCSSKFSNQEIAMATVTALRRTVPPAVPGITFLSGGQSEEEASINLNAMNQCPLHRPWALTFSYGRALQASALKAWGGKKENGKACQEEFIKRALANNLACQGKYVSSGSSSAGGDSLFVANHAY